Genomic DNA from Oceaniferula marina:
CCGAACTCACCTTCATCACCCCGGACGCCGAGTCCGTGGCCGCCACCGGAGCCGAAGTCGCCTTCCTCGCCCTGCCCCACGGCGTCGCTGCCGGGTATGCCTCCAGCTTGCTGGAAAAAGGCCTGCGCGTGATTGACCTCAGCGCCGACTTCCGACTCGAAGACCCCGAAGTCTACAAAGAATTTTACGATGCCGATCACCCGGCGCCCGAACTGCTCAAGGAAGCTGTCTATGCACTTCCCGAGGTGCACCGCGAAGCCATCCAACAGGCCCGGCTGATTGCCTCTCCCGGATGTTATCCGACCAGCGTCAGCCTGCCACTGATCCCACTACTCAAAGAAAAGCTCATCGATCCGGCAACGATCGTCACCTGCTCCATGTCGGGCGTCAGTGGAGCCGGCCGCAAAGCCGACCTGTCACTGATTTTCTGTGAATGCAACGAAAGCCTGCGGGCTTACGGTATCCCCAAGCACCGCCACCTCTCCGAGATCGAGCAAGAACTCAGCAAAGCCGCCGAAGAGAAAGTCTATCTCTCGTTTACGCCCCATCTGGTCCCCGTACACAACGGAATCCACACCACAAGCAGCGCCCGACTCATCGGAGAGCCCGAAGCCGTGCAAGCAGCCCTCGAACAGGCCTACGGTGAAGAATACTTCGTTCGACTACTCGGAAAAGGCGGCTGCCCGGACACCAAAAATGTCACCCGAACCAATTTCATCGACATCGGCTGGAACTACGACCCGCGAACTTGCCGGGTGCTCTTACTCAGCGCTGAAGACAATCTGGGCAAAGGAGCCGGCAGCCAGGCGGTGCAAAGCTTCAACCTCATCTGTGGATTTTCTGAAACTGCCGGGTTGCAAAATTTCTAAAGCCAGCCAAGCTGGAGGTTCGCTATGCCTATCAGAGCTGCCATCAAAAAAATCAAAGGGGGTGTCTGCGCCCCCAAAGGGTTCCATGCCTGCGGGATCAGCGCCGGCATCAAAAACCCCGATGATCCGCGACTCGACCTTGCTCTGATCTACTCCACCCACCCGTGCAATGCCGCCGGGACCTTTACGACCAACCGCATCAAAGCAGCCCCGGTCAAGGTCACCCAGGCCTACATGAAGGCCGACTCCATCCAAGCCATCGTGGCCAACAGCGGCAATGCCAATGCCTGCACCGGAGTCCAGGGGATCAGCGACACCCGCAAAACAGCCAAAGCCATCGCCAAAGGCTTGGGACTTCGCCAGAGGCAAGTGGCCGTTTGCTCCACCGGAGTGATTGGCCTGCCCATGCCCATGGGACGAATCGAACCCAAACTCCCCGACTTGATCGCGGGCTTGGGAGAAAAAAACGGAGAGGATGTCGCACGCGCCATCATGACCAGCGACACCTGTAAAAAGGAAATCGCAATCTCCCTGGATATCGGTGGCCACCGGGTGAAAATCGGGGCCTGCGCCAAGGGGGCTGGTATGATCTGCCCGAACATGGCAACCATGCTCTGTTTCATCACCACGGACGCCAACATCAGCAAGTCCTGCCTGCAGAAAGGCGTGCTCGAAGGCGTCGAAACCTCCTTCAACCGGATCACCATCGATGGCGACATGAGCACCAACGATACGGTCCTGGTTCTCGCCAACGGCCAAAGCGGCATGCCTCCGATCAAGCGCAACAGCAAGGAATGCAAGATGATGCGCGCCGCCATTCAATACATTATGCTGCGCATGGCGAAGGCTCTGGTCCGAGATGGCGAGCGGGTCACCAAGTTTGTCACCGTCGAGGTCAAAGGCGCCCGCACCTACAACGACGCCCAGAAAGTGGCCGAGGCAGTTGCCAACTCCGCCCTCGTCAAAAGCTCCTGGAACGGAAACGACCCGAACTGGGGACGGATCATCCATGCCGTCGGCTACTCACGTGCCATGGTTCGTGAAGAACTCATCGACATCCACATCAACGGCAAGTCCGCCTGCCTGGGAGGGATGCAGTCGAAAACATCGATGAA
This window encodes:
- the argC gene encoding N-acetyl-gamma-glutamyl-phosphate reductase → MKRVKIAIIGASGYTGLELLRLLLTHPHAELVCVTSRQNAGRSIAELFPRFSGATAAELTFITPDAESVAATGAEVAFLALPHGVAAGYASSLLEKGLRVIDLSADFRLEDPEVYKEFYDADHPAPELLKEAVYALPEVHREAIQQARLIASPGCYPTSVSLPLIPLLKEKLIDPATIVTCSMSGVSGAGRKADLSLIFCECNESLRAYGIPKHRHLSEIEQELSKAAEEKVYLSFTPHLVPVHNGIHTTSSARLIGEPEAVQAALEQAYGEEYFVRLLGKGGCPDTKNVTRTNFIDIGWNYDPRTCRVLLLSAEDNLGKGAGSQAVQSFNLICGFSETAGLQNF
- the argJ gene encoding bifunctional glutamate N-acetyltransferase/amino-acid acetyltransferase ArgJ, with the translated sequence MPIRAAIKKIKGGVCAPKGFHACGISAGIKNPDDPRLDLALIYSTHPCNAAGTFTTNRIKAAPVKVTQAYMKADSIQAIVANSGNANACTGVQGISDTRKTAKAIAKGLGLRQRQVAVCSTGVIGLPMPMGRIEPKLPDLIAGLGEKNGEDVARAIMTSDTCKKEIAISLDIGGHRVKIGACAKGAGMICPNMATMLCFITTDANISKSCLQKGVLEGVETSFNRITIDGDMSTNDTVLVLANGQSGMPPIKRNSKECKMMRAAIQYIMLRMAKALVRDGERVTKFVTVEVKGARTYNDAQKVAEAVANSALVKSSWNGNDPNWGRIIHAVGYSRAMVREELIDIHINGKSACLGGMQSKTSMKTLRNIVAKDSFTITINLNLGKAEYEVYSSDLSPEYIDFNRSEYAYWKQARKDGLA